One window of the Pseudoxanthomonas sp. CF385 genome contains the following:
- a CDS encoding ThuA domain-containing protein, with protein MTRRLLILFFCLATLLPGIALAQGQFKVLVVAIPNRYHHDYAVVAKPQFERMAQRHGFDLTWSWNSTPFDGDLSPYAAIVLLNTPGDELKGAQRTNFEAYVRKGGGVVAVHRALIFNPPGEWPWFERLIGRTFRIHPMVQTATVRVEDAAFPAAFGLPANWVWTDEWYEFNAPVTRGLRTVLSVDERTYDPTRIWPGQTANGMGEHHPVAWYHAYDGGRVFVTALGHTPALYDEPLYLEHLYGGLWWTATGKGIDTPR; from the coding sequence ATGACCCGACGCCTGCTGATCCTGTTTTTCTGCCTCGCAACCCTGCTGCCGGGTATCGCCCTCGCGCAGGGCCAGTTTAAGGTGCTGGTGGTCGCCATTCCCAACCGCTATCACCACGACTACGCCGTGGTCGCCAAGCCGCAGTTCGAACGCATGGCGCAGCGGCATGGCTTCGACCTGACCTGGTCATGGAACAGCACGCCATTCGATGGCGACCTGTCGCCGTACGCCGCCATCGTCCTGCTCAACACGCCGGGCGACGAACTGAAAGGCGCGCAGCGCACGAATTTCGAAGCGTACGTGCGCAAGGGCGGCGGCGTGGTCGCGGTGCATCGCGCCTTGATCTTCAACCCGCCCGGCGAGTGGCCCTGGTTCGAGCGCCTGATCGGACGCACGTTCCGCATTCATCCGATGGTGCAGACGGCCACGGTGCGCGTGGAGGACGCCGCGTTTCCCGCGGCGTTCGGCCTGCCGGCGAACTGGGTATGGACGGATGAGTGGTACGAGTTCAACGCCCCGGTCACGCGCGGCCTGCGCACCGTGCTCAGCGTGGACGAACGCACGTACGACCCGACGCGCATCTGGCCGGGTCAGACCGCGAACGGCATGGGCGAGCACCATCCAGTGGCGTGGTACCACGCGTACGACGGCGGTCGCGTATTCGTGACCGCGCTGGGCCACACGCCCGCGCTGTACGACGAACCGCTCTACCTCGAACACCTGTATGGCGGCCTGTGGTGGACCGCGACCGGCAAGGGCATCGACACCCCGCGCTGA
- a CDS encoding cytochrome c oxidase assembly factor Coa1 family protein, protein MHSTTSASSTWLSRNWKWCVPVVAALLLALFAAFIFGILALVFGAMKSSEPYLHAMREAQADPAVNAALGTPVRAGWLVQGNFSSNGPDGEANLAIPLDGAKADGTLFVVAKKHAGEWRYETLAVNVDGGERIVLEEDGTSASP, encoded by the coding sequence ATGCACTCGACGACCTCAGCCTCTTCTACCTGGCTAAGCCGCAATTGGAAGTGGTGCGTGCCGGTCGTGGCGGCGCTGCTGCTCGCCCTGTTCGCCGCCTTCATCTTCGGGATCCTGGCGCTGGTCTTTGGTGCGATGAAATCCTCGGAACCCTACCTGCATGCGATGCGGGAAGCCCAGGCCGACCCTGCGGTGAACGCGGCGCTCGGCACGCCGGTCCGGGCCGGCTGGCTGGTGCAGGGAAACTTCAGCAGCAACGGCCCCGACGGCGAAGCCAACCTGGCCATCCCGCTGGACGGCGCGAAGGCAGACGGCACGCTGTTCGTGGTGGCGAAGAAGCACGCAGGCGAATGGCGCTACGAGACGCTGGCAGTGAACGTGGACGGTGGCGAGCGGATCGTGCTGGAGGAGGACGGCACCTCCGCCTCTCCTTGA
- a CDS encoding S9 family peptidase, producing MRLALLALMTVATALPAHAEKLTLEAITGSAPLSGPTLTKPQIAPDGTRVTFLRGKDSDRNRLDLWEYDVASGQTRLLVDSSVVLPGEEVLSDEEKARRERQRIAALSGIVDYQWSPDGKALLFPLGGELYVYDLAKTGKAAVRKLTNGGGFATDPKLSPKGGYVSFIRDRNLWVIALADGKEVQLTRDGSDTIGNGVAEFVADEEMDRHTGYWWAPDDSAIAFSRIDETPVPVQKRYEVYPDRTDVVEQRYPAAGDHNVLVQLGVIAPKTGATPRWIDLGKNPDIYLARVDWRDPQRLTFQRQSRDQKTLELIEATLATGQQRTLVTETSKTWVPLHSDLRFLKDGRFLWSSERSGFEHLYIASEDGAKLTALTQGEWVVDGLLAIDEAAGLAYVSGTRDGATETHVYAVPLAGGEPRRLTQAPGMHAAAFARNASVYVDSWSSDTTLPQIELFKADGTKLATLLANDVTSASHPYAKYRAAHQTTTYGTLTAADGTTPLHYSLIKPANFDPKKKYPVVVFVYGGPAAQTVTRAWPGRSDAFFNQYLAQQGYVVFSLDNRGTPRRGAAFGGALYGRQGTVEVDDQLRGVAWLKSQPFVDPARIGVYGWSNGGYMTLMLLAKHDEAYACGVAGAPVTDWALYDTHYTERYMDLPKANEAGYREASVFTHVDGVGAGKLLLIHGMADDNVLFTNSTKLMSELQKRGTPFELMTYPGAKHGLRGSDLLHRYRLTEDFFGRCLKP from the coding sequence ATGCGCCTTGCCCTGCTTGCCCTGATGACCGTCGCCACCGCCCTGCCCGCCCACGCCGAGAAGCTCACCCTGGAAGCCATCACCGGCAGCGCGCCGCTGTCGGGTCCCACGCTGACCAAGCCGCAGATCGCACCGGACGGCACAAGGGTGACCTTCCTGCGCGGCAAGGACAGCGACCGCAACCGGCTGGACCTGTGGGAATACGACGTCGCCAGCGGACAGACCCGCCTGCTGGTGGACTCCTCGGTGGTGCTGCCCGGCGAGGAAGTGCTGAGCGACGAGGAAAAGGCACGCCGCGAACGCCAGCGCATCGCTGCGCTGTCCGGCATCGTCGACTACCAGTGGTCGCCCGATGGCAAGGCACTGCTGTTCCCGCTCGGCGGCGAGCTGTACGTCTACGACCTGGCGAAGACCGGCAAGGCCGCCGTGCGCAAGCTCACGAACGGTGGCGGCTTCGCCACCGACCCGAAGCTCTCGCCGAAGGGCGGCTACGTCAGCTTCATCCGCGACCGCAACCTGTGGGTCATCGCCCTGGCCGACGGGAAGGAAGTGCAGCTGACCCGCGACGGCAGCGACACGATCGGCAACGGCGTGGCCGAGTTCGTCGCCGACGAGGAAATGGACCGCCACACCGGCTACTGGTGGGCGCCGGACGATTCGGCCATCGCCTTCTCCCGCATCGATGAAACCCCGGTGCCGGTGCAGAAGCGCTACGAGGTCTATCCCGACCGCACGGACGTGGTGGAACAGCGCTATCCGGCGGCCGGCGACCACAACGTGCTGGTGCAACTGGGCGTGATCGCGCCGAAGACCGGCGCCACGCCGCGCTGGATCGACCTCGGCAAGAATCCGGATATCTACCTGGCCCGGGTGGACTGGCGTGATCCGCAGCGCCTGACCTTCCAGCGCCAGTCGCGTGACCAGAAGACGCTCGAGTTGATCGAGGCCACGCTGGCGACGGGCCAGCAGCGCACGCTGGTGACCGAAACCTCGAAGACCTGGGTGCCGCTGCACAGCGACCTGCGCTTCCTGAAAGACGGCCGCTTCCTGTGGTCGTCGGAGCGCAGCGGGTTCGAGCACCTGTACATCGCGTCGGAAGACGGGGCGAAGCTGACCGCGCTGACGCAGGGTGAATGGGTCGTCGACGGCCTGCTGGCGATCGATGAAGCCGCCGGTCTGGCCTACGTGAGCGGCACCCGCGACGGCGCCACCGAGACGCACGTCTACGCTGTGCCGTTGGCCGGTGGCGAACCGCGCCGGCTGACGCAGGCGCCCGGCATGCATGCCGCCGCCTTCGCGCGCAACGCCAGCGTCTATGTAGACAGCTGGTCCAGCGACACCACCCTCCCGCAGATCGAGCTGTTCAAGGCCGATGGCACGAAGCTGGCGACCCTGCTCGCCAATGACGTAACCAGCGCCTCGCACCCTTACGCGAAGTATCGCGCGGCGCATCAGACCACGACCTACGGCACGCTGACGGCGGCCGACGGCACCACGCCACTGCATTACAGCCTGATCAAGCCCGCCAATTTCGATCCGAAGAAAAAGTATCCCGTCGTCGTGTTCGTCTACGGCGGCCCCGCCGCGCAGACCGTCACCCGCGCCTGGCCCGGCCGCAGCGATGCCTTCTTCAACCAGTACCTGGCCCAGCAGGGCTACGTGGTGTTCTCGCTGGACAACCGCGGCACGCCGCGCCGCGGCGCGGCCTTCGGCGGCGCGTTGTACGGCAGGCAGGGCACCGTGGAAGTAGACGACCAGCTGCGCGGCGTCGCGTGGCTGAAGTCGCAGCCCTTCGTCGATCCGGCGCGCATCGGCGTGTACGGCTGGTCCAACGGCGGCTACATGACGCTGATGCTGCTGGCCAAGCACGACGAGGCTTATGCCTGCGGCGTGGCGGGCGCACCGGTCACCGACTGGGCGCTGTACGACACCCACTACACCGAACGCTACATGGACCTCCCCAAGGCGAACGAGGCAGGCTACCGCGAAGCCAGCGTGTTCACCCACGTCGACGGCGTCGGTGCGGGCAAGCTGCTGCTGATCCACGGCATGGCCGACGACAACGTGCTGTTCACCAACTCCACCAAGCTGATGAGCGAGCTGCAGAAGCGCGGCACGCCGTTCGAGCTGATGACCTATCCCGGCGCCAAGCACGGCCTGCGCGGCAGCGACCTGCTGCATCGCTACCGCCTGACCGAGGATTTCTTTGGCCGCTGCCTGAAGCCGTAA
- a CDS encoding glutathione binding-like protein codes for MIDLYYWPTPNGHKITLMLEELAEAGAKQDYRIVPVNIGKGDQFKPEYLAFSPNNKMPAIIDHAPADGGEPISVFESGAILLYLANKTGRFFGTDTRQKVAVNQWLMWQMGGLGPMTGQYGHFTVYAPEKIPYAIDRYTREVQRLLGVLDKQLAKHAHIAGEDYSIADMATHPWINAYDKSPLDLSPYPALQRWHAEIAARPAVQRAYALKSEVNPNAGQPLSDEERKHLFGQGAPKA; via the coding sequence ATGATCGACCTGTACTACTGGCCTACGCCGAACGGCCACAAGATCACCCTGATGCTCGAAGAGCTGGCGGAGGCAGGCGCGAAGCAGGACTACCGCATCGTCCCGGTCAACATCGGCAAGGGCGACCAGTTCAAGCCCGAGTACCTCGCGTTTTCGCCGAACAACAAGATGCCGGCGATCATCGACCACGCCCCCGCCGACGGCGGTGAGCCGATAAGCGTGTTCGAATCCGGCGCCATCCTGCTGTACCTGGCCAACAAGACCGGCCGCTTCTTCGGCACGGACACGCGCCAGAAAGTGGCGGTCAACCAGTGGCTGATGTGGCAGATGGGCGGCCTGGGACCGATGACGGGGCAGTACGGCCACTTCACCGTCTACGCGCCGGAGAAGATTCCGTACGCGATCGATCGCTACACCCGCGAGGTGCAGCGCCTGCTCGGCGTGCTGGACAAGCAGTTGGCGAAGCACGCCCATATCGCCGGCGAGGACTACAGCATCGCCGACATGGCCACGCATCCCTGGATCAACGCCTACGACAAGTCGCCGCTCGACCTGTCGCCCTATCCCGCCCTGCAGCGCTGGCACGCCGAGATCGCGGCGCGCCCGGCCGTGCAGCGCGCGTACGCGCTGAAGTCGGAAGTCAATCCGAACGCGGGCCAGCCGCTCAGCGACGAGGAACGCAAGCACCTGTTCGGGCAGGGCGCGCCGAAGGCCTGA
- a CDS encoding outer membrane beta-barrel protein, translating into MKPLFRCLPLALIAFALHAQAQSVSPAYDAFRKKETPAPAPAQPAPSPTQATTAPPAPAPVAAPAPAPYVAPAAPAREQDNGGFFVGAQVGQGWIYDDVEQDALAVNAGYRWQAGPWAQVGVELSSGRLDETTDGGFRFPKATYKAAGANARMNFGDSPWFAVVRGGYFDAEQDFPGGGDFSTDGGYAGLAIGVDINRHFNVSLGYTAFIYADEYYYDDCDDYSDCEFNRADTVMLGVEARF; encoded by the coding sequence ATGAAACCGTTGTTCCGTTGCCTGCCGTTGGCGCTGATCGCTTTCGCGCTGCACGCCCAGGCCCAGTCCGTCTCGCCCGCCTACGACGCCTTCCGCAAGAAGGAAACGCCGGCGCCCGCACCCGCCCAGCCCGCGCCATCGCCGACGCAGGCCACGACTGCACCGCCGGCCCCCGCGCCGGTCGCTGCGCCGGCACCGGCGCCTTACGTCGCGCCGGCCGCGCCCGCACGCGAGCAGGACAACGGGGGCTTCTTCGTGGGCGCACAGGTCGGCCAGGGCTGGATCTATGACGACGTCGAACAGGACGCGTTGGCCGTGAATGCGGGCTACCGCTGGCAGGCGGGTCCGTGGGCGCAGGTGGGCGTGGAACTGTCCAGCGGCCGACTGGACGAAACGACCGATGGCGGCTTCCGCTTCCCGAAGGCGACCTACAAGGCCGCGGGCGCCAACGCGCGCATGAACTTCGGCGATAGCCCCTGGTTCGCCGTGGTCCGCGGTGGTTACTTCGATGCGGAGCAGGACTTCCCCGGCGGCGGCGACTTCTCCACCGACGGCGGTTATGCGGGCCTGGCCATCGGCGTGGACATCAACCGCCACTTCAATGTCAGCCTGGGCTACACGGCCTTCATCTACGCCGACGAGTACTACTACGACGACTGCGATGACTACAGCGACTGCGAGTTCAACCGGGCCGACACGGTGATGCTCGGCGTGGAAGCGCGATTCTGA
- the aroE gene encoding shikimate dehydrogenase: MSSHRYAVFGHPVAHSLSPRIHAAFARQVGIALEYTAIDTAPHDFVATLDRFAGEGGAGANVTLPLKEAAFAICAQATDRARRAGAVNTLTRNDGQWHGDNTDGAGLVRDLTGRHGLDLRARRAVMIGAGGAARGVAPALLDAGVSELIIVNRTPERADALADALGEPDRAHSRYWDDLRNLGDFSLIINATSAARQDQGEFTLPFTLATPRTLAVDLNYGEAAIPFLAWARAAGCHDAVDGLGMLVEQAAEAFEHWHGVRPETDAVYAALRDKDKVLVTAD; this comes from the coding sequence ATGTCCAGCCATCGCTATGCCGTATTCGGCCATCCCGTCGCCCATTCGCTATCGCCGCGCATCCATGCGGCCTTCGCGCGGCAGGTCGGCATCGCGCTGGAATACACGGCGATCGACACCGCGCCGCACGACTTCGTCGCCACGCTGGACCGGTTCGCCGGCGAGGGTGGCGCCGGCGCCAACGTCACCCTGCCGCTGAAGGAAGCCGCGTTCGCGATCTGCGCGCAGGCGACCGACCGCGCGCGCCGCGCCGGGGCGGTCAACACGCTCACCCGCAACGACGGCCAGTGGCACGGCGACAACACCGATGGCGCCGGCCTGGTGCGCGACCTCACCGGCCGCCACGGCCTGGACCTGCGTGCGCGGCGCGCGGTGATGATCGGCGCCGGGGGTGCAGCGCGCGGCGTCGCACCCGCCCTGCTCGATGCCGGCGTCAGCGAACTGATCATCGTCAATCGCACGCCGGAGCGCGCCGACGCACTCGCCGATGCGCTAGGCGAACCGGACCGCGCGCACTCGCGCTACTGGGACGACCTGCGCAACCTCGGCGATTTCTCGCTGATCATCAATGCGACGTCCGCCGCCCGCCAAGACCAGGGCGAGTTCACCCTGCCCTTCACCCTGGCCACGCCACGCACGCTGGCGGTGGACCTCAACTACGGCGAAGCCGCGATCCCCTTTCTCGCCTGGGCGCGCGCCGCCGGCTGCCACGACGCGGTCGACGGCCTGGGCATGCTGGTCGAGCAGGCCGCCGAAGCCTTCGAACACTGGCACGGCGTGCGCCCGGAAACCGACGCGGTCTACGCCGCGCTGCGCGACAAGGACAAGGTGCTGGTGACGGCGGATTGA
- the hemB gene encoding porphobilinogen synthase, with the protein MAYPYTRPRRMRRDEFSRRLMRENVLTSNDLIYPVFVHEEKGRAPVASMPGVERLSIDELLRVGEEALELGVPVLDLFGVPDPSAKTADGRIAWDEDGIIPRAIRALKARFPELGVMSDQALDPYTTHGQDGLIDDTGYILNDETIEALVKQSLAHAAAGVDILSPSDMMDGRIGAIREALEKAGFINTRIMSYAAKYASAFYGPFRSAVGSAGNLGKGNKFTYQMDPANSNEALHEIALDLDEGADMVMVKPGLPYLDVIRRVKDEFGVPTFAYQVSGEYAMIKAAAANGWLDEKACALEALTAFKRAGADGVLTYFALDAARWLRGG; encoded by the coding sequence ATGGCCTACCCCTACACCCGCCCGCGCCGCATGCGCCGCGACGAATTCTCCCGCCGCCTGATGCGCGAGAACGTGCTGACCAGCAACGACCTGATCTATCCCGTGTTCGTGCACGAGGAGAAGGGCCGGGCGCCGGTGGCCTCGATGCCGGGCGTGGAGCGCCTCTCGATCGACGAGTTGCTGCGTGTCGGCGAAGAGGCGCTGGAACTGGGCGTGCCGGTGCTGGACCTGTTCGGCGTGCCGGACCCGTCGGCGAAGACCGCCGACGGCCGCATCGCCTGGGACGAGGACGGCATCATCCCGCGTGCGATCCGCGCCCTGAAGGCGCGCTTCCCCGAACTGGGCGTGATGAGCGACCAGGCGCTGGACCCGTACACCACGCACGGCCAGGACGGACTGATCGACGACACCGGCTACATCCTCAACGACGAGACGATCGAGGCCCTGGTCAAGCAATCGCTGGCGCATGCCGCCGCGGGCGTCGACATCCTCTCGCCCAGCGACATGATGGATGGCCGCATCGGCGCGATCCGCGAGGCGCTGGAGAAAGCCGGCTTCATCAACACGCGCATCATGTCGTACGCGGCCAAGTACGCCAGCGCGTTCTACGGCCCGTTCCGCAGCGCGGTGGGCAGCGCCGGCAACCTGGGCAAGGGCAACAAGTTCACCTACCAGATGGATCCGGCGAACTCGAACGAAGCCCTGCACGAGATCGCACTGGACCTGGACGAAGGCGCGGACATGGTGATGGTGAAGCCCGGCCTGCCGTACCTGGACGTGATCCGCCGGGTGAAGGACGAGTTCGGCGTACCGACCTTCGCCTATCAGGTCAGTGGCGAGTACGCGATGATCAAGGCCGCTGCCGCGAACGGCTGGCTGGACGAGAAGGCGTGCGCGCTGGAAGCGTTGACCGCATTCAAGCGCGCCGGTGCCGACGGTGTGCTGACCTACTTCGCGCTGGACGCGGCGCGCTGGCTCCGTGGCGGCTGA
- a CDS encoding pteridine-dependent deoxygenase, whose amino-acid sequence MPETLAVFGFGTLAPSSAAIDDARYLHVPLSPLREAAAPYEVWRSAGPVSTGREGAIRYSHDGALLFGVLEWEEPEGGILHASAHAYAAMVAFWRDCGYPHLLRIWNYFDAITLGDGDTERYRQFCVGRVQGLGDVDTRTLPAATAIGSRDGRRVLQVYWLAAREPGIPLENPRQVSAYRYPREYGPQSPSFARALLPPSPQVPLLLSGTASIVGHASQHADSLRAQLDETLTNLDSLLGAARERASTLPPHLDATSRLKIYVRDAADADAVAAQLEARLGTRVPWLMLHADVCRRELLVEIEGMHGVGA is encoded by the coding sequence ATGCCCGAGACGCTGGCCGTGTTCGGTTTCGGCACGCTGGCGCCTTCTTCGGCCGCCATCGACGACGCCCGCTATCTGCACGTGCCCCTGTCGCCATTGCGCGAGGCTGCGGCACCCTACGAGGTGTGGCGGTCGGCGGGGCCGGTGTCGACCGGGCGCGAAGGCGCCATCCGCTACAGCCATGACGGCGCGCTGCTGTTCGGCGTGCTGGAATGGGAAGAGCCGGAAGGCGGCATCCTGCATGCCAGCGCCCATGCCTACGCGGCCATGGTGGCGTTCTGGCGCGACTGCGGCTATCCGCACCTGCTGCGCATCTGGAACTACTTCGATGCCATCACCCTGGGCGACGGCGACACCGAGCGCTACCGGCAGTTCTGCGTCGGCCGCGTGCAGGGATTGGGCGATGTCGATACGCGCACGCTGCCCGCCGCGACCGCGATAGGAAGCCGCGACGGTCGCCGTGTACTGCAGGTGTACTGGCTGGCCGCGCGCGAGCCCGGCATCCCGCTGGAGAATCCGCGCCAGGTCAGCGCCTACCGCTATCCGCGCGAGTACGGCCCGCAATCGCCGAGTTTCGCGCGAGCCCTGCTGCCGCCTTCGCCGCAGGTGCCGCTGTTGCTGTCGGGCACGGCCAGCATCGTCGGGCACGCCTCGCAGCACGCCGATTCGCTGCGCGCCCAGCTGGACGAAACGCTGACCAACCTCGACAGCCTGCTTGGCGCCGCGCGTGAGCGCGCGTCGACGCTGCCGCCGCACCTGGACGCCACGTCGCGGCTCAAGATCTACGTGCGCGACGCGGCGGATGCCGACGCGGTCGCCGCGCAGCTGGAAGCCCGCCTGGGCACCCGCGTGCCGTGGCTGATGCTGCATGCCGACGTCTGCCGCCGCGAATTGCTGGTGGAGATCGAGGGCATGCACGGCGTCGGCGCTTGA